Below is a genomic region from Argopecten irradians isolate NY chromosome 14, Ai_NY, whole genome shotgun sequence.
acTGTTGGTTAGTAATTCGTGCCAGGAACCTGTGGTGACCATGATTAGTTGTCTCCTTACAATAATATAAGTTAACCGCGCGCCACATATCGTATCATAATGCCTTCCGCCATGAAATATAGTACCCAAATACAGAGTCAATATTCTATTGTTAATACTTAAAATATGCAACTACAcacaattaaaatacaatttaaaagaaaatgcgctataAAAACTAGTCCATAGTTGAAGGCTAAGTGGAATCAAGAGAGTTTGAGAGAAAGTCGCTGTAGGTGTTTACGAGCATGTGTGTAAACATAGACAATAACTAACTGATCACATGATATTCCATTTTAAAACATGAATTGTTATTATCAAAGATTAGTTTATGTAGTGGACATGGTCGGGAGATGATTGTTTGCCACCTAAATGACTAATTTTCGGAGTGTGCACATTGGACAAGACCAATACTAAGAAATAACAATAAAGCAGTGGTCAGAATCAAGCCACAAGATCTGCTTCCAGTTCTTTTCTCCTGATAAGTCGAAGTGTTAGGAGAGACCCACAACAACGCCAAAGTTTAAGTTCCACAAGTTTAATCTCTATAAGATCGTCAATGATTTGACaagagaaaataaacaaataattcaaCTGAGAAAAATCAGTTAACCTAGGTGTAAATCCAGAagaaaaatatagataaataaaataaattataacaaaaatgaaGGCAAACAGGGCCATGAAATAAAGACTAAAAAACTTGACAAAGAATTGTAGTTCCAGTGCACAATAACTGACTCTTAGATGCAGACTGTGCCGAAAACTAGCTTgtaggctttgggttctgtcccctggcggacacacaccaaaatctacaaaagtggtagtttctgctcctgcttagcgctcagcatacagggagaaggacgactggttcgcccgttgtcagtataatgtgaccggatggggtgtgtagattggtgtcttcggcagaatgcttcagtgatatagcactaaaaaagaggcaaaagttccactatacaagaagacacaacacgaacgtaccgcagtctcccaaaacacttaCATCGCAATACACAAACGCTACACACAGCATGCATGGGAGGTcgtctttaaatgaccctggctgttaataggacgttaattaaccaaccaaacaaacaaccaaccaaacaaacatccAAGTTTTACAGCATAATTGTAACTGCCTTCGAGACGGGCGAAAAGTCCTACCCTTTCCCGCGGGAGGTTTGTGTTAACATGGACAAATACATATGCTATTGGTCTACAGGCCTTCATCTGATATAAATGGTCAGTAATTTGATTCAGTTGATGATAACACGTCTCCAACTACTCAATTGTTGAACACAAAACTAGTGTTTAATGCGTGCTTAATTGCACATTTTTGTTCGAAATATTTCTACACAATAAGTGCTCAACAGACTTCTGCTACCATTGATCTGATAAAAATGGGAATCAATTTTATTCAGCACATGTTGATGATAACACGTCTCTAACTACCCTACTGTTGAACACCAAATTAGTGTTACTTAATTGcacaaggttttttttttttgtcgaaacatttctacacaaatGACTTTTGGAAATGCATCATTTTGCTAGTGCTTCTTCCTCTTGTGTACCAATGATCTTTAAATGTTGGTAACATGTGTGaagaaaatatacattattcaacaaagcaaaaaataattggataaattttgaatattcaATATCTTGGTTAACAAAGCATAAATTAATCCAACAAGAACTACAATAAAAACCATGATATTTTTGTGACGTAAAAAGTTAACTTCCCTTATTCGGGATTCTTATTGGAGGAGGTTTGTATATAAAAGAAGGGTATATGAGATGCATTTACATCCGAATGATCCGTCGCCAAGATGGGGGCACTTCGGACACAGATAATTGTATGCCTGTTCCTTGTAATAGCATTGTGCGGTAAGTACGCTTCTTATCTATTCTCTGTCTAGGTCGTCTTTCAAGTATCTTGACACCTGTCTTTCATGTTTAGTCTTCATATTACAGAACATATGAGCTTTTTCATTGTTCCAATGGCAGTACTTTGAACATTACTTTATCTTCCCTCGGGCACAAATGGTTGAAAGTAAATACTAACTAAACAATAGAAATCGAAAATGATGACAAAAGTTTCTTTGGTGAAGTAAGTCAATGTAATTGTTTGGATATTAAGCTAAATATCAGTAATCACAATAGATAAACTTGTTTCTAACAGCATTGGAATTGTAATTCCCAACTGCAATCTTTTCACATGTTTCGgaatataatatcttgtacttGTTAGTATTTTGTTCTATGATGTTTCAAATTAGTAAGAACTCGGATGATGTCGACGCATTAAAAGTTCAAAACTGATATTTTGAAACTTCTTTTTCAACCATTTTGTCTTCTTCAGGGTTGAAAAATCTCGACTGTGATAAAGATTTTGCCTTGCCATCTTAATAGTCTACATTTACTTTACTTTAgacctttaaaataaataacgttTATTAAACCAAAACTCTTGttcgaaaaataaaagaaaaaaattcacCTTGCATTTACCAAAAGATTTACACAATTACAATacatatttgtttgtataatacatgttCGTAGAATAAATCGCCTTCGCGTTATCAGTTCAAGTAGCGTTTTATTTTGCTTTCTAATACGTTTGATTTAGTGTTTCAGTGTTATCGTAATTCCGTAgcgttttattttgttttctaataCGTTTGATTTAGTGTTTCAGTGTTATCGTAATTCCTTAgcgttttattttgttttctaataCGTTTGCTTTACTGTTTCAGCGTTATCGGAAGGGAAATCAAAACAAAGTACGTAAGCAATATCTTGTATATTCCTTTACATATCTTGTATCttaaatactacatgtatattcatcAAATATCttatcttaaagatgctacactgctgacgaatatatttttctctttcaaaattaagaacagaagatttttttcttcagttacaaaagttgcttCCTTTACACCATTTTCACCATACCACCAAATTTGAGccttttattttacttcaagataaaatattaaaaatattattaattgcTTCCCGAAAGAAACCAATGGCACTATATATGGAATgtagtactgattgctcatccACCAAAAGCAGAAgttatttgatattgtttttgtgttgattaaAAATATTAGTTCAAATgctgagtatcgtttatgctctatcggcgatggagcatttttaaatacTATGATGATATTTCGTTCGGAATTATTCTTCTAAATTTCATTGCAATTTACTGTACACGAACATATTTCCAAAttcttaaaacaaaacatgttgaATGATGGTCAtacaaatatcagaaatatcggGATATGGGAAGATTGTAAGAATTTACAAGCCAATATTTTACACACCGATGATACATACATATTATTATCTAGGTACAATTGTAacttcatgattttttttagaatcACTAGCCATTAAAATCTTGGAAAGAATATAACAGACAACTATATACGTAGACGGTATTTTATATCCAAATAATTTACtctatttttaaatatgtaacacACCAAtattgcattatatatatatatatatatatatatacataattatataaaaaatagaaaaatgatCTGAGAATGGCGCAAAAGTCCGACATAACGCGGATTCAGacatttgcaaacaaaagttcTTTCATACATCGATGAAGTTAGAAAAAAAGtgatatcaatgcttaaattTGGATCATCGATGTTTTGTAGAAATTAATGAAATACTAAAAGATGACCTTGAAATGACACATTTTTTCAGAGCCTGatatctttgaaatattcataaatacCAACATTGAGTGATTCGGATATACAAAACTGTACTGATCCATAGTAACAAGACGCCTGGCCCCTATTTCTCAAAACCAAAGCTCGAAACAAAAGAACAgatttaagtcaaaacttaagtttatctccttatgtaacttacgTGAGTCAaattgacttaagtcagttttttacttaagtttgtttcgagaaatcggggcctggaAACCATTgcataaaaatagaaaataaaaagattgaaaaaaacATCGCGTACGGTTATCTAATATTTCTTGATATACTGGTATGTTAAAAatttaatcattatatttttgtgattgATTATTACTCGtgaataaattttataattgcTTATTATTcctaaattatataatttccaTTATTTTCGTTCTTTAGATAACAACTTATGTGGAAACTATCATTTCGTTTTTACGTAATATTTTGTAGGTTTcgtttatgacgtcatgtgcTTACGAGCGCAACGCATACTTATCAGAGAAAACGCCATCGCAACTCATCGGATGTAAAACATAATGTACGACAGTTGCATCCGAGGAGTTTCGattggagaaaacgacgtgggGTTCGCtcaattaatgacgtcacaatcgataacTACCCAAAAGGGAGGCATACAAAGACGGAATTCAAGACTGTAATAATAATTTTACGATCCCTATATACGTATCTGTAGGAATGTATTTATGAATCGGAATTCTGAAAAATCTTGTTGTAAACCATGCaaaaataatactaaaaataacagaaacgtttgttaaaatttcaaacatttaatATAACTTAGCGGGTCCCACATTTTAAACGAATCAACGTTAGTTCAGATTGTAACGTCGTGGTCCGTGTACTACGTGACTTCCGTAACTACGTGACGTCTTTCCGAACTCTCTCACGAACACGTCaagaactttccgacttccgttcggcaacaATCGTAATTTTAATTTCGACTTATTTGTTCAAAATGACAGCATCGCTTAAAGGAAAGCaaagaagaaaatataaatcatgTACAGCATGGAAAGAGCAAAGCCCTacttattcattttttaattctttttttcaaGAAGACATAAAACAAAAGGACGTAATTCAAAGTAGATCTGcatgtttatataacaaaagaaCTAAGTACAATATCCAGTCCTACAAACCGGATAGTAATACATGGTTTGATCTAATAATTGTCTAGAATACTGAAAATAACCCCATGCATTATGACAATAAACTCTGTGTTTATAGCATAAACCATAATGTTAGAAGTGTTGTTATACTCGATGAAACATCGGGAAATTGTCAAAATACGGTTAGTTGGAAACTAATCTGTCCGACGCATAACACGACATGACTCAAGAAGGAAACCTAACTACAAGTGCATGTCAACGCCAGTCCTTCACGGCAATGCATCTTGGACTATAAACAAACTTACTTAAAACTCTGTCCGCACTGTACGACTGCCCTGTCGCTCGCCCCTCGCCGTTGGTTATTATGCATCAATTATTTTCGTACAAATATATTCCAATGAAACGTATTCATTTATAAAACCGCAGTCAAAGGGGAAGTATATTTAAGTTATTGTCATTTTGTTGTATACGAATCgacatcaatattttttgttttgttcttcGGTAGCAGTCAGATTCGTCACATTAGAAACTCCGAAACAGCGTCCAACGCATTTATACACCAATCAGAAAGAATATGACTACCTATATTCTTGATAGAAGGAAAATTTTCGAGTTTGAAGCGAACAAACACTGTCTCGTTTGTTTTTTGAAAACATCgataattatttataacactGTTAATAATCTTTGCAGAGACAGAGACCATATCCTATCTTAAATCAGAGCTACTTTGTGAGCATAAGAAGAAGAAGATCAGATGCGATGGAGGAAAAGTCAtcaatatcactaaagcatTTTATGGCCGTCACAAAAAATCCATCTGTCCTCGAAAGTCTGTTAGAACTACGAAATGTGAAGCCAAGTCCTCCATGTCGAAGGTTAGAGAAGCCTGTGAAGGCAAGGAAACATGTCACCTTTCAGCTAGTAATTCCGTGTTTGGGGACCCATGCAAGGGGACGGTAAAATATCTAAAGGTCCAGTACGCGTGTTCCAACCCCGGTAAGTTGACATTGAATTAGAGATTTCTTGTACCGGTACTTGTTATTTGGGTCAGTGTGGTTCGCGATTTGCTAGACACGGGTCATTGCGAGTCGGAGATGTATTTCAGAATCAATCGttacaaaatgaaagaaatgtgCGGCACAGCAGTATCCTATATGAGTACAAGTCTTTGGCAATGTTtggaatatttttgaataaCAAATCATAATTAAAGGATTCATATCGATATGCATagaaaaaatagattttaatgaaatatattcagTCATAAACCGAGGAATTGTATTTAAGTTATTTTAATTTGGTTTTATACTAATCGccagcaatattttttttctttcatagcAGCCGGATTCGTCACAATTAGTACTCCGAAACAGCGTCCAACCTATTCCTACACCAATCTGAACGAATATAACTATACCCTTGATGGTAGAAAAACTTTCGAGTTTGAAGCGAAGGCGTGCAACGGTGCCTATATTGCTTTAATGGGCCCAGGTGGTGAAAAGGACAAGCTTTACGAAATCCTCATAGGAGGCTTGCAAAATTCTAAATCCGTAATCCGAACACGGAAGCAAGGACCCGAGGTTTGCTTTAATCGTGGGAGGTACCTTGATAGTCATCAGTACCGACGATTCAAGGTCACGTGGTATAACGGTGAAATCAAGGTGCTGTGGCACGTTCATAACGAGTGGACGAAATTTATGGAGTGGAGGGACCCGAAACCACTACATGTGAAATCTATTGGCGTTTCTGGAGGCTTATTGGCAGATGTTTCTTGGAAAATCAAGATACAGGGTAGGGTTTCGTTGTTGAAATTATATATGCGAGACCTCGTTTAAAATGAATTGTTGTTAACAGCCACAATTTAGTACAATAAGCTTATCAACCTTAAAGTATTGCTCTTATCGTAAACTTTGTATGTTTGTTGATAATTTGTAAACTGTAAGCAGCAAATGATAtaaagaagaatatttttgaattaCAAAGCATTCTGAGAGGATtcatattaatatatacataaaaaaatatttgaatgaataaattataaaaCTGCCGTCAAAGGGgaattgtatttttaagttATTTGTCATTTTGTTGTATACTAATCGCCAGATGTATTTTTGTCCTTTGGTAGGAGACGGATTCATCACACTAGATACTCCGAAACAGCATCCAACGTATTCCTACACCAATCTGAACGAATATAACTATACCCTTGATGGTAGGAAAACTTTAAAGTTTGAAGCGAAGGCGTGCAACGATGTCCATGTTGCTTTAATGGGCCCAGAAGGTGAAAAGGACAAGCTATACGAAATTGTCTTAGGAGGCTGGCAAAATTCTAAATCCATAATCCGAACACGGAAGCAAGGACCCGAGGTTTGCTTTAATCCTGGAGGGTACCTAGACTGTCATCAGTACCGACGATTCAAGGTCACGTGGTATAACGGTGAAATCAAGGTTCTGCGCTACGTTAATAACGTATGGACGAAATGTATGGACGAAATTTATGGAGTGGATGGACCCGAAACCACTAGACGTAAAATCTATTGGCGTTTCTGGAGGCTTATGGGAAGACGTTTCTTGGAAAATCAAGATACAGGGTAGGGTTTCATTGTTGAAAATataagtacatttatatatttacaaaactgaAATATTAACAGACATCAGTTAACACGAAAAAGCGAGTCATGTGTACTTGAGagtttcaaggagctgcgttgaacAGTTTTGGAGTTAAAGCCCGGAAAAGAGTCTTTAATGGACGGACAGACGGCCTGTGGGGGCCCAAACCAATATtccccgcaaacgcgtttcgcgggggagaTTTAGagatttatattgatataaaaagaaaaaactaGAAATAATGAAACATATTCAGTTATAAAACAACAGTCAAAGGGGAATTGTATTTAAGTTATTAATCATTTTGTTGTATACTAATCGAcagcaatatttttttatctttggtAGAGGTCAGATTCAACACAATAGTTACCCCGAAACAGCGTTCAACGTATTTAtataccaatctgattaaatatAACTATATCCTGGATGGTAGGAAAATGTTCCAAGATTTGAGAGAGCGAACAAACATTGTCTCTTTTGGTTTTTGAAAACATCgataattatttataacactGTTAATAATCTTTGCAGAGACAGAGACCATATCCTATCTCAAATCAGAGCTACTTTGTGAGCATAAGAAGAAGACGATCAGATGCGATGGAGGAAAAGTCAtcaatatcactaaagcatTTTATGGCCGTCACAAAAAATCCATCTGTCCTCGAAAGTCTGTTAGAACTACGAAATGTGAAGCCAAGTCCTCCATGTCGAAGGTTAGAGAAGCCTGTGAAGGCAAGGAAACATGTCACCTTTCAGCTAGTAATTCCGTGTTTGGGGACCCATGCAAGGGGACGGTAAAATATCTAAAGGTCCAGTACGCGTGTTCCAACCCCGGTAAGTTGACATTGAATTAGAGATTTCTTGTACCGGTACTTGTTATTTGGGTCAGTGTGGTTCGCAATTTGCTAGACAAGGTATTGCAAGTCGGAGATGTATTTCAGAATCAATCGTTACAAAATGAAAGAGAATATGCGGCACAGCAGTATCCTATATGAGTACAAGTCTTTGGCAATGTTtggaatatttttgaataaCAAATCATAATTAAAGGATTCATATCGATATGCATagaaaaaatagattttaatgaaatatattcagTCATAAACCGAGGAATTGTATTTAAGTTATTTTAATTTGGTTTTATACTAATCGccagcaatattttttttctttcatagcAGCCGGATTCGTCACAATTAGTACTCCGAAACAGCGTCCAACCTATTCATACACAAATCTGAAGGAATATAATTATACCCTTGATGGTAGGAAAAATTTCGAGTTTGAAGCGAAGGCATGCAACGGTGCCTATATTGCTTTAATGGGCCCAGGTGGTGAAAAGGACAAGCTTTACGAAATCC
It encodes:
- the LOC138307172 gene encoding uncharacterized protein; translated protein: MGALRTQIIVCLFLVIALCALSEGKSKQKTETISYLKSELLCEHKKKKIRCDGGKVINITKAFYGRHKKSICPRKSVRTTKCEAKSSMSKVREACEGKETCHLSASNSVFGDPCKGTVKYLKVQYACSNPAAGFVTISTPKQRPTYSYTNLNEYNYTLDGRKTFEFEAKACNGAYIALMGPGGEKDKLYEILIGGLQNSKSVIRTRKQGPEVCFNRGRYLDSHQYRRFKVTWYNGEIKVLWHVHNEWTKFMEWRDPKPLHVKSIGVSGGLLADVSWKIKIQGRVSLLKLYMRDLMYFCPLVGDGFITLDTPKQHPTYSYTNLNEYNYTLDGRKTLKFEAKACNDVHVALMGPEGEKDKLYEIVLGGWQNSKSIIRTRKQGPEVCFNPGGYLDCHQYRRFKVTWYNGEIKVLRYVNNVWTKCMDEIYGVDGPETTRQTETISYLKSELLCEHKKKTIRCDGGKVINITKAFYGRHKKSICPRKSVRTTKCEAKSSMSKVREACEGKETCHLSASNSVFGDPCKGTVKYLKVQYACSNPAAGFVTISTPKQRPTYSYTNLKEYNYTLDGRKNFEFEAKACNGAYIALMGPGGEKDKLYEILIRGLQNSKSVIRTRKQGPGVCFNRGRYLDSHQYRRFKVTWYNGEIKVLWHVHNEWTKFMEWRDPKPLDVKSIGVSGGLWADVSWKIKIQGDRFITIDTPKQHPTYSYTNLNEYNYTLNGKKTLKFEAKACNDVHVALMGPGGEKDKLYEIVIGGRQNSKSVIRIRKQGPEVCFNPGRYLDCRQYRRFKVTWYNCEIKVLWHVHNEWTKFMEWRDPKPLDVKSIGVSGGLWADVSWKIIK